The Vicinamibacteria bacterium DNA window CTCGAGTGCTCTCCCCGAAGCCCTCCGGCATCTCCTCGAGCCAACCGAGGCCTCGGGTATCTACCTATTCGAAAACTTCGAGGACGCGACCGCCGGACTGTCGATGAGGCCCCTCTGTGAAATCATGGCGGAAGGGATCGAGCGGGACGCGGGAGCGTATGCCGGTACGGCGTCGATCCCATACAGCCGGCTCGAAAGGTGGCGCGACGAGCTCTCCGCCGACAACTGCGTGGGCGGTGTGGTGGCCTCTCTTCCGGAAAGCGAACGGGTGCTGCTCTCTGACCTCAATGTCAAATCCATCCTCGCGCTCCCCCTCTTCGTCGACGGTGCGTGGCACGGGTTTCTCGGCTTTCTCGACCTCGAACGGGAACGCGAGTGGAGCAAAGCGGACATCCGCTCTCTCGAGACGGCGGCAGAGATGGTCGGCGTATACCTCGGCCGGAAACGCGCCGCCGAGGCGCTGCGCCTCAGCGAGGAGCGCTTCCGCTCCCTGGTCGAGAACGCGAACGACGTCATCTTCTCGATGGCAGTCGACGGTCGGCTGACCTACCTTTCTCCAAAGTTCACCGACGCCACGGGGTACCCCGTCGAGGAGGTTCTGGGGAACACCCTCTTCCCCATGATGAACCGCGAAGACATCGAGCGGGCGCAGCATTGGCTCGATCACGGTCTCGAGGGCGGAGAGCGGTTCTCGGGATACGAGTACCGCTTCCGCCACCGGGACGGATCGTGGCACTGGTGGGTGGCAACCGCGTCCGTGCTTCGCGACGGAGACGGCCGACCCCGTGAGATCGTCGGCGTCGCCCATGACTTCACTCGGATGAAAGAAGTCCTCGAAGATCTGGCACGTGCGAACCAGGAGCTCCGGGAGACGCAGTCACGGCTCGTGCAGTCGGAGAAAATGGCCTCCCTGGGCTCGCTCGTCGCCGGAATCGCACACGAGATCAACACGCCGGTCGGAGCCATCAGCAGCATGCACGACACCCTGGTTCGCGCATTGCGAAAGCTCGAGTCAACGCTCAACGAGGATCATCCTGGCATCGTGGACGCGAGCCCGTCGCTCCAGTCGGCGCTGAAGCTCGTCCAGGAGGCGAATCGAGTCATCGATAGCGGCACGCAGCGGGTCACCGAGATCGTGCGGCGCCTGCGGAGCTTCGCCCGGCTCGACCAGGCCGAGCTGAAGAAGGCCGACATTCACGAAGGGCTCGAGGACACGCTCGCCCTCATCCACCACGAGCTGAAGCACAATATCGTCGTCAAGCGCGACTACGGGGATGTTCCCCCGATTTCCTGCTATCCCGGAAGGCTGAACCAGGTCTTCCTCAACCTCTTGAACAACGCGCGCCAGGCAATCCATGGAAAAGGAGAGATCCGAATCCAGACCTTCGTTCGCGACGCGCGGGTGCACATCGTGGTGAGCGATACCGGCTGGGGGATTTCCTCGGAGCACCTCAGAAAGATCTTCGATCCCGGTTTCACTACCAAGGGGGTCGGGGTGGGAACCGGTCTGGGACTGTCGATCTGCTACCAGATCGTCCAGGACCACCGGGGCGAGATCCTGGTAGAGAGCGAGCCGGGCAAAGGGTCGACGTTCACCGTGGTCTTGCCGATGGATCTAGACGAGTGGAGCCCGCTCGTCGGAACCAGCACCGTGGACGAGGTGCGCTGACGCCGAGCGCGTCCGGCCTCTACGATCCCACCGTCGCGATTTACTCGTAGCGCTAGCGCACGCCTTCCAGGAGCTCGGCCGCCTGATTATGGATTTCCACGTGGTCGCCCCTGCGCCGCAGGAGAACGAGGTTCGCCTCACGCGGCATCGCCTGAGCTACCGCGCGGTTGTGCGCGGTACAGATGAACTGAGTCTTGGGAAACACCTCCGAGAGAAAAGTCATCAGGTTGCGCTGCCAGCGCTGGTGCAGATGGAGGTCGATCTCATCGACGCACACGACGGCCGGGCTCCCGAGCGGATTGGCGCTTCTCGGGTTCTGCACGTAGAGGCGACGGGCGAGATCGACGATCCAGGCAATCAGGGTGCGATAGCCCATGCTGAGGTCGTGCAGCGGTACCCAACCGTAACGGGACTTGAACTCGACGACCGCGCGACCCTGGCGCGACGCGATCCGAATGTCGTCCACGTCGAGCAACACACGCTTCAGCAAATCG harbors:
- a CDS encoding ATP-binding protein, which encodes SSALPEALRHLLEPTEASGIYLFENFEDATAGLSMRPLCEIMAEGIERDAGAYAGTASIPYSRLERWRDELSADNCVGGVVASLPESERVLLSDLNVKSILALPLFVDGAWHGFLGFLDLEREREWSKADIRSLETAAEMVGVYLGRKRAAEALRLSEERFRSLVENANDVIFSMAVDGRLTYLSPKFTDATGYPVEEVLGNTLFPMMNREDIERAQHWLDHGLEGGERFSGYEYRFRHRDGSWHWWVATASVLRDGDGRPREIVGVAHDFTRMKEVLEDLARANQELRETQSRLVQSEKMASLGSLVAGIAHEINTPVGAISSMHDTLVRALRKLESTLNEDHPGIVDASPSLQSALKLVQEANRVIDSGTQRVTEIVRRLRSFARLDQAELKKADIHEGLEDTLALIHHELKHNIVVKRDYGDVPPISCYPGRLNQVFLNLLNNARQAIHGKGEIRIQTFVRDARVHIVVSDTGWGISSEHLRKIFDPGFTTKGVGVGTGLGLSICYQIVQDHRGEILVESEPGKGSTFTVVLPMDLDEWSPLVGTSTVDEVR